From the Daphnia magna isolate NIES linkage group LG3, ASM2063170v1.1, whole genome shotgun sequence genome, one window contains:
- the LOC116919708 gene encoding retinol dehydrogenase 12 isoform X1, which produces MMDTLRSICFQLFFTVKMSFLSIKHFLEEACRTVKPFNDPVNRQGEYAVITGGNRGIGFYTLHGLLTSGMKVIAGCRDGRSKQQLFDKLEEAGLPTDSVEWINLDLSSLDSVRDFAKIVLDKNVPISLLINNAAIMFTPYALTKDGFEQQFAVNYLAHFLLTHLLLPRLIEAGEKNQKPSRIVNVSSDSSFLGYLTLDDLQAKSFYNKFCAYAQSKLAQVLFTEMLDTQLIQNNHPVKIYALHPGVIRSNWYNDAWHLRISILLVGFLFKTEREGAQRVLYTALSPELENSSGVFLTDCKITRPPTALVCPTERVKLWNATCQLLNIKQFGNC; this is translated from the exons ATGATGGATACGCTTAGATCCATttgttttcaactttttttcaCGGTCAAAATGTCTTTCCTCAGTATCAAGCATTTTCTCGAAGAAGCCTGCAGAACAGTGAAACCATTTAATG ATCCTGTCAATCGCCAGGGTGAGTACGCCGTCATCACAGGTGGGAATCGAGGCATAGGTTTTTACACTCTTCATGGTTTGCTGACTTCTGGCATGAAAGTTATTGCAG GCTGTAGAGATGGAAGGAGCAAGCAGCAATTGTTTGACAAACTTGAAGAAGCTGGCTTGCCAACCGATTCAGTTGAATGGATAAATCTCGACTTGTCTTCTTTGGATTCCGTCCGGGATTtcgcaaaaattgttctcgacAAAAACGTTCCCATCAGTTTACTCATAAATAACG CCGCCATCATGTTCACGCCATATGCCTTGACAAAAGACGGTTTTGAGCAGCAGTTTGCTGTAAATTACCTTGCACATTTTCTCTTGACTCATCTTTTGTTACCACGCTTAATTGAAGCAGGTGAAAAGAACCAAAAACCTTCGCGAATCGTCAATGTCTCGTCCGATTCGTCTTTCCTTGGATATTTGACGCTCGACGATCTCCAAGCCAA ATCCTTTTACAACAAATTCTGCGCCTATGCCCAATCTAAACTGGCACAAGTCCTGTTTACTGAAATGCTTGATACTCAGTTGATCCAAAATAATCATCCAGTTAAAATTTATGCTCTCCATCCTGGGGTTATAAGATCCAACTGGTATAACGATGCTTGGCATTTAAGAATCTCCATTCTGCTCGTCGGTTTTTTATTTAAG ACTGAACGTGAAGGAGCACAGAGAGTTTTGTATACCGCCCTATCGCCTGAATTGGAAAATTCAAGTGGAGTTTTTCTTACAGACTGCAAAATTACAAGACCTCCAACAGCTCTAGTTTGTCCTACTGAGAGGGTGAAACTGTGGAATGCAACATGTCAGCTACTCAATATCAAACAATTTGGAAATTGTTAA
- the LOC116919708 gene encoding dehydrogenase/reductase SDR family member on chromosome X isoform X2, which translates to MMDTLRSICFQLFFTVKMSFLSIKHFLEEACRTVKPFNDPVNRQGEYAVITVIAGCRDGRSKQQLFDKLEEAGLPTDSVEWINLDLSSLDSVRDFAKIVLDKNVPISLLINNAAIMFTPYALTKDGFEQQFAVNYLAHFLLTHLLLPRLIEAGEKNQKPSRIVNVSSDSSFLGYLTLDDLQAKSFYNKFCAYAQSKLAQVLFTEMLDTQLIQNNHPVKIYALHPGVIRSNWYNDAWHLRISILLVGFLFKTEREGAQRVLYTALSPELENSSGVFLTDCKITRPPTALVCPTERVKLWNATCQLLNIKQFGNC; encoded by the exons ATGATGGATACGCTTAGATCCATttgttttcaactttttttcaCGGTCAAAATGTCTTTCCTCAGTATCAAGCATTTTCTCGAAGAAGCCTGCAGAACAGTGAAACCATTTAATG ATCCTGTCAATCGCCAGGGTGAGTACGCCGTCATCACAG TTATTGCAG GCTGTAGAGATGGAAGGAGCAAGCAGCAATTGTTTGACAAACTTGAAGAAGCTGGCTTGCCAACCGATTCAGTTGAATGGATAAATCTCGACTTGTCTTCTTTGGATTCCGTCCGGGATTtcgcaaaaattgttctcgacAAAAACGTTCCCATCAGTTTACTCATAAATAACG CCGCCATCATGTTCACGCCATATGCCTTGACAAAAGACGGTTTTGAGCAGCAGTTTGCTGTAAATTACCTTGCACATTTTCTCTTGACTCATCTTTTGTTACCACGCTTAATTGAAGCAGGTGAAAAGAACCAAAAACCTTCGCGAATCGTCAATGTCTCGTCCGATTCGTCTTTCCTTGGATATTTGACGCTCGACGATCTCCAAGCCAA ATCCTTTTACAACAAATTCTGCGCCTATGCCCAATCTAAACTGGCACAAGTCCTGTTTACTGAAATGCTTGATACTCAGTTGATCCAAAATAATCATCCAGTTAAAATTTATGCTCTCCATCCTGGGGTTATAAGATCCAACTGGTATAACGATGCTTGGCATTTAAGAATCTCCATTCTGCTCGTCGGTTTTTTATTTAAG ACTGAACGTGAAGGAGCACAGAGAGTTTTGTATACCGCCCTATCGCCTGAATTGGAAAATTCAAGTGGAGTTTTTCTTACAGACTGCAAAATTACAAGACCTCCAACAGCTCTAGTTTGTCCTACTGAGAGGGTGAAACTGTGGAATGCAACATGTCAGCTACTCAATATCAAACAATTTGGAAATTGTTAA